From one Malus sylvestris chromosome 1, drMalSylv7.2, whole genome shotgun sequence genomic stretch:
- the LOC126624304 gene encoding uncharacterized protein LOC126624304: MAINLGRLFSSTTILSTSTTEPLTRTAFNSVSRLLCSSASQSQPQHEKPSKEQSEPIVEKHENQAEEEEHDDDDDGLVNKETGEIGGPRGPEPTRYGDWERNGRCSDF; encoded by the coding sequence ATGGCGATCAATCTGGGCCGTCTATTTTCATCAACGACCATCCTCTCAACCTCCACCACCGAGCCTCTAACTCGCACCGCCTTCAACTCAGTGAGTCGGCTCCTGTGCTCGTCAGCCTCGCAATCGCAGCCCCAGCACGAAAAACCCAGCAAAGAGCAAAGTGAACCCATCGTAGAAAAACACGAAAATCAagctgaagaagaagaacacgacgacgacgacgatggCTTGGTGAATAAAGAGACCGGCGAGATCGGTGGCCCCAGAGGGCCGGAGCCCACGCGTTACGGCGATTGGGAGCGAAACGGTCGGTGCTCtgatttttga
- the LOC126624311 gene encoding uncharacterized protein LOC126624311 produces the protein MWITRNRKGEREREREMGGEGHFLKRIARIKFPQRHPKSSKPGSASKTQHESALGSDVPARSKNTAVGGKASLQPERTPVTANEIDAILLGGCI, from the exons ATGTGGATAACCCGGAACAGaaaaggtgagagagagagagagagagagatgggaggaGAAGGGCATTTTTTGAAGAGGATTGCACGCATAAAATTCCCACAAAGGCACCCGAAATCCTCAAAGCCAG GTTCTGCTTCAAAAACTCAACATGAATCGGCGCTTGGGTCAGATGTCCCCGCACGGTCGAAAAACACGGCGGTCGGAGGCAAAGCTTCTCTTCAGCCGGAACGTACACCGGTCACAGCCAACGAAATAGATGCCATACTT TTGGGCGGATGCATTTGA